DNA sequence from the Brachybacterium sp. P6-10-X1 genome:
GCAGGTGCTGGGCGCCGCGCGGCTGCAGGGAGCGGGTGCGCTCGACATGGTCCAGCACCACGGCGGTGTCCGCCTCGAGGGTCCCGTGGACCGGGGAGTCGGGGGCCGGCAGCGGAAGCGTCCAGACATTCGTGCCGTCGGCGGTGTCGTAGGCGACCAGCTGCCCGGAGGTGTTGGCCCGCACCATCCGGGCCCCGTCGATCCCGAGCCGGACGGTGGCCTCGACGGCCTCGTCCAGCGCCCCCGCCCCGGGCTCGGTCCACGCCGCGCGGTGCTCCGAGGCGACGATCTCGCCGCTGATCCCGGTGCCCTCCTCGGTGCCGGTGGCGAGCACCCGGCCATGGTCCATCTGCACGTTCCACTGCCCTGCCGGGGACGGCTCGGAGGTCCACAGCACCTCCCCGCGCACGTGCGCGGTGGCGGTGAGAGCCCCGTCGGCGGCGGAGCAGACGGTGACCACGACGGGCGCGTCGGTGCGCGGGGTCGGACCGTTCACGGTCACCCGGCAGGGCTGCTCGGGATCGGTCAGCACCCGGCCGACGGGGAAGCCGGTCGCGGGGTCGAGCTGGATCCACCCCTGGGCGGGGTCGAAGCGCAGCGGGACGGCGGGCAGCACGCCGGTGGCGCGCACGGCGTCGAGCGGGCCCGGGGCCGCATCCGGCCGTGCCGGCACCTCGATGCCCGCGGGGTCGATGCCCCGTGCCTCCTGGGTCGCGGGGGCGGAGAGGGTCCATCGCGGGCTGTCGGGGGTGGTGAGGTCGTAGCCGCTGAGGGTGCACTCCTCGGCGCCGTCGGACGCGCAGTGACGCACCACCAGCAGGTCGTCGGTCAGGGCGATCGGGATCCCCGACACGGCGGCGATCTCGTCGACCCCGGAGCCGGTGAGGTCGGAGACGAGGGTTTCGCCGCCGGTCACCTGGATCAGACGGGTGCCGTCGGCGGAGAGGGCGAGGACGTCCTCCGTGGTCGCGTCGACCTCGTGCGCAGCACCTTGGCCCAGCAGCTGACCGGTGCCGTCGGCGCGGCGCACGAGCACCGGGGAGTCCGCGGCGGGGACGGAGTGCACGGTGTCGCCCTCACCGAGTGCCGGGATGCTCGCCGCGGCAGCTTCCGCCAGCGGCGGGACGCGGGTGGTGACCACGGCGGGAACCGTCAGCGCCAGCGCGACGGCGAGCGCGAGCACCCCTGCGACCAGCCGGCGCCGTCGCCGGCCGACCCGCGCGCCGAGCAGCACGAGCAGCAGCAGGCCCGCGCCCGCCCCGGCCAGGATCCCGGCAGCCAGGCGCAGCGCCCCGAGCAGGAACTGCCCGCCCAGCAGCGCGGCGGTCCCGGCCAGCGCCAGCAGCACCACGGCCAGCCCGATGGCGATGGTGGTGTCCGGAGCCCCGGATCCCGCCGCGTCGGGGGACGCGTCGGAACCCGGCGCCCGGGGGGACGTCCCGCTCATCGCGTGCTCACCATGCGCTCATCGGGGCGAGCCGTAGTAGGCGCCGGTGGTCTCCTCCCGCAGCGCGTCGAAGTCGCCGCTGAGCAGGGAGGCGCGGATCCGGTCCACCAGGCGCACCACGAAGCGTTCGTTGTGGATCGTGCACAGGGTCGCCGAGAGCATCTCCTTGGCGCGGAACAGGTGGTGGACGTAGGCCGCGGTGTAGTGGGTGCAGGTGTAGCAGTCGCAGGTCTCGTCGATCGGCGCGAACCGGCGTCGAAAGCGGGAGCCGGTGAGGTTCACGCGCCCGGTCGCGGTGTAGACGGCGCTGTTGCGCGCCACCCGGGACGGGGAGACGCAGTCGAAGGTGTCGGCGCCGGCGGCGATCGCGACGAACAGGTCGTCGACCTCGCTGATGCCCAGCAGGTGTCGAGGCCGGTCCTCGGGGAGCTCCTCGGTGACCCAGCCGACGATGGTGCCGAGGTTCTCCTTCTCCAGCGCCCCGCCGATGCCGAAGCCGTCGAAGACCTGCCCGTCCGAGTCCATCACGCCGAGATCGCGGGCGGCCCGGCGGCGCAGGTCCTCGTACTGGGCGCCCTGGATGACGCCCCACAGCTGCTGGTAGGGGCGGTGCGTGCGCTCGGCGGTCAGCCGGGCGTGCTCGGCCAGGCACCGGATCGCCCAGCGCCGGGTGCGCTCGAGCGCCTGCTCCTGGTAGCCGCGGGAGTTCATCAGCGTGGTCAGCTCGTCGAAGGCGAACATGATGTCGGCCCCCAGTCCGTGCTGGATCTGCATCGAGACCTCGGGGGTGAAGCGGTGCACGTCGCCGTTGAGGAAGGAGCGGAAGGTGACGCCGTCGTCGTCCACGTGCGCCAGGCGCTCCTTGCCCTCGGCGACCGCGTCGTCCTCCCCGGAGGAGGTGCGAGCCTTCTCGCCCCCGGAGAACTCGCTGGACAGCACCTTCTTGAAGCCGGCGCCGAGGCTCATCACCTGGAAACCGCCGGAGTCGGTGTAGGTGGGGCCGGGCCAGTTCATGAAGGCGCCGAGCCCGCCGGCCTCGTCGATCAGGTCGTGGCCGGGCTGGAGGTAGAGGTGGTAGGCGTTGGCCAGCAGCGCCTGCGCTCCCAGCTCGCTCATCGCCTCCGGCAGCACCGCCTTGACGGTGGCCTTGGTGCCCACGGGCACGAAGGCGGGGGTGGCGATCTGACCGTGCGGGGTGGAGATCACGCCGGCGCGGGCCGTGTCCCCGGCCCGGGCGAGGATCTCGAAGCCCGAGCCCGACGGGGCCGGCCCGGGATCGACCGGATCGGCAGGGCGGGCGGGGTCGGCACTCTGAGCGGTCACCGGGACATGGTGCCATGGTCCTGCGCGGCTCCGGGGACCGGGCCCCGCCCCGGCGGACGTCGCGACGCCTCCGCGTCCATCTCGATCCACTAGGATCCAGCGCAGCGCCGCGAGGGCGGGACGGCACCCGCCCCTGCGCGACAGGGCCGACAGCGACGGGAGGGGGACCACGATCAGCTCGCCCGGTGATCCCCCCGCCTCCGGTTCCAGCTCCCCCCGCGGGGGCCGACGTGCACGCCCGCTGAGCGAGGAGGAGCTGGCCCGTCGGCGCGCCCTGGAGCGCGCTCTGGCCGAGGAATCTGCCGAGGATGCGGGGGTCCCCGCTCCGGCGACCGCACCCGATGCCTCCCCCTGGGAGCAGCCGGCCGCCGCGCCGATCGACGACCTCGAGGACTGGACCCAGGAACCCGTGGCGGACCCTGTCCCGGAGCCCGCGCCCCCGGCCCGCTCACGCCTCGCCGCGTGGACCGCCGGCCCCCTGCCCTCGGCCGCCTCCTCCCTCGGCGACTGGCTCCAGGGCCCGTTGGAGGCCCACGCCGAGCGGGAAGCCGAGGACGCCTGGTCCACCGCCGACTCCGTCTCCGGCACCTGGAGACCGATCCATGAGGCGGGTCCGGGGACCGCCGCTGACGCCGGCCCCGCCGCGGCCCCCGGGGCGCCCGACGCCCCGGCCTCCGAGCAGACGCCGACACCAGGGCGCCCCGCCTTCCGTCATGAGCTGCACGGTCTGCGTGCGGTCGCCCTGGGCCTGGTGGCGATCTACCACATCTGGCTCGGCCGGGTCTCCGGCGGCGTCGACGTCTTCCTGTTCCTCTCGGCCTTCTTCCTCACCGGCACCTTCGTGCGCCGCCTGGAGAGCGGGCGCCCCCTCGGGGTGCCGCGCTACTGGTTGCACACCTTCAAGCGCCTGATGCCGCCCGCCGCGGTGACGATCCTGCTGGCTCTCGCCGGGACCGCCGTCTTCCTGCCCTCCTCGCTCTGGCCGACGGTGATGCAGGAGGCCGTGGCATCGGCCGCGTACGTGCAGAACGCGCTGCTGGTGTTCCTGCAGGTCGATTACCACGCCCGCGACGCCGGCGGCGCCTCCCCGCTGCAGCATTTCTGGTCCCTCAGCGTGCAGGGACAGGCCTTCGTGGTCTGGCCGCTCCTGTTCCTGCTCATGGTGCGGCGGGCGCGTCGCGGCCGCAGCGTGCGCGGCCCGCTGATCGCGCTCATGCTCGCGATCGGCGGGGCCTCGCTGACCTGGTCGATCATCACCACCCAGACCCAGCAGCAGGTCGCCTACTTCGACACCGCCGCCCGGCTGTGGGAATTCGCGGCCGGGTCCCTGCTCGCCCTCGCGCTGCCGGCGCTCGACCGTCTCACCGGCGCCCGTCGGCCCGAGGAGGGGCAGGTGCCGCGACTGCGCACCGGGCGCGCCCTGCTCGGCTGGGCGGGCATCGCCGCCCTGCTGGCCTGCGGCATCGTGCTGGACGTGTCCACCATGTTCCCCGGGTGGATCGCGATCGTGCCGCTGGTCGCCGCGGGGGCCGTGGTGGTCGCCGGGCACTCCGGGCGCCGCTGGGGTGTGGACGCCCTGCTCTCGACGAGACCGGCCGCCTTCATCGGGGACATCTCCTACGCCCTGTACCTGGTGCACTGGCCGGTGCTGGTGATGTGGCTGCACCGCAGCGGCCAGCAGCGCGCCGGGCTGCTGGACGGCCTCGTGGTGCTGGCCGGCTCGGTGCTGCTGGCCTGGCTGATCACCCGCGCGGTCGACGCACCGGTGCGACGTTCGGTCTGGCTCGAGGCCCGGCCCTCCCGGGCGCTGACCGCGGTCGCGGCGAGCTTCGCGCTGGTGGCCGTCGCCGCGGGCGGCTGGTGGATCGGGCTGAACCGCGCCGAACCGCCGACTCCGGTGGCCGCCGCGCAGGATCTGCCGGCCGAGGAGGTCGCCACCGAGGTCGCCACCGAGGCCCCGCCCGAGATCCTCCCCCACGGCTGGCAGCTCGGTGCGCAGTGGCCCGACCTGCCTGAGCGGTGCGGCGGCCCCTGGGCCCCTGACGAGGACTTCCACAACGTCAACTGCCAGCAGCTGCTTCCGGCCGACCAGGCCGCCCAGGGCACGATCGTGGTGGTCGGCAGCTCCCACGCCCGGCAGTTCATCCCCGCCCTGATCCCGTACGCGAGCGAGCACGACCTGCAGATCGTCAACCTCTCCATGGACGCCTGCGGATTCACCACCGAGGTGGAGCAGAGCCCGTACTGCCGCGGCTACGACCAGTACGTCCTGGACTACGTCGAGGAGCACTCCCCCGAGCTCGTGCTCACCACCGTCACCCGGACCGGACTCGCAGAAGGCGACGACGAGAACGGCGAGACGATGCCCGAGGGCACCGCGCCCGCGATCCGGGCCCTGCTGCAGCAGGGCGTGCACGTGATCGGCGTGCGCGACACCCCGCGCTGGGAGCAGGACCAGTTCGCCTGCGCGGAGGCGGTGATCGAGGACGGCGGCGCCCCCTCGGACGCCGACGCGGCCTGCGGGGCCGACGCCGCGGACAAGCTGGCCCCGACGAATCCCGCCGCCGACCTCGCCGAGCTGCCCGGGGCCGAGGACCGTCTCGCCCTGGTCGATCTCGGCGAGTCGATCTGCCCACACGGCCGGTGCTCCCCGATCCTGGGTGAGTCCTATGTCTACATGGACGACGACCACCTCACCCGCACCTTCGTCGAGACCGTCCTCGCCGGCCCCCTGACCGAGGAGCTCACGGAGCGATTCCCGGCCCCCACCGCATGACAGGATGAGCAGATATGTGGACCGACGTGATCCCCGGGGTGCTCGTCGCCGTCGCGCTGCTGGTGGCACCCGGGGCAGCGGCCCTGCTGTGCTGCCGCGTCTCGTGGCCGACGGCGCTGGTCGCCGCCCCGCCCGTGTCTCTCGCCCTGCTGGCGATCTCGACCCTGCTGGCCGCCGTGGTCGACGCCGCCTGGGGCCTGCCGTGGATGCTGGCGACCACCGTGCTCGGAGCGGGAGCCTGCGCGCTGTGGTCCTGGGCGACCCCCTGGGGCCGCCGCACCCCGCGCTGGTCGCCGCTGTCCGCGGCGGCGGCCGGGCAGTACCTGGTCGGCCAGGTCATCGCCCTGATCTTTCTGGTGCCGCTGTTCCTGAGCGCCTTCGTCGAGCCGACCACGATCGCCCAGCGCTACGACAACGCCTTCCATCTCAACGCCATCGAGACGATCGTCCGCACCGGTGAGGCGACCCCCTTCGACACCGGGCAGCTGCTGCGCGGCGCCGTGTACCCCAACAGCTGGCACACCGCCGCCGCCCTGGTCCAGGAGCTCAGCGGGCTCGGGCTCGCCCAGACCGTCCATGCCCTGACCCTGGTGACGGTGCTCGGCATCTGGCCGCTGTCGGTGTGGCTGCTGGTCGAGGTGCTGGTGCGCCCCTCGCCCGTGGCCCGCCTGGTCACCGGCCCGCTGTCCCTCGCCTTCGCCGGTTTCCCCCTGGTGCTGCTGGACTGGGGGCTGGTGTACCCGACGATCCTCGGTCTCGCCGCCGCGCCCGCCCTGGCGGCGGTCCTGATCCATCTGGCCCTGGACCGCGAGCTGCTCGCCGCGCCGGTGCGGATCGCCGCGATCATCGCGGTGATGGGCATCGGGGTGGGCATCGCCCACCCGGGCGCGGCGCTGGCCGGGCTGATCATCGCGCTGCCGATCACGGTCCTCGCTCTGGTCCGGCAGCTGCGGGGCCCGGTGCTGGGCGCCCTGCGCCGGCCCGCCGGCTCGAGCGCGCGCCATGCCTCCCGCGGCTGGTCCCTGCGGGCCGTCCCCGCGGCAGAGCTGGGGCGTGCCGCGGTACCGGCGGTGGTGGCGGCCGGCATCGCGGCGGTGTGGGCCACGATGGCCCCCAGCACCGACACCGCCCCGTGGACGGCGTTCCAGTCCACCCCGCAGGCCCTCGGCGAGGCCTTCCTGGGCGGCGCGATGGAGCGCTTCACTCTCCCGCTGATCGTGGTGCTCAGCGCCCTGGGCCTGCTCGGCGCGCTGCTCGGCCGGGGCCGCGACCGTCTGGTGCTGCTGGCGATGCTGGGCCCGGTGGCCGTCTACTGGGCTTCCTCGGCGGCGCAGGACGCCTTCTGGCGCAACCTGCTGTCCGGCTTCCTGTACCGCGACAACTTCCGCACCGCCGCGGTCCTGACCCTGGTGGCCGTGCCGCTGGTCGTGGCGGGCGTCGAACTGCTCCTGCGAGGCCTGCGCCGCGCGGTCGCGGCCTGGCGGGCGCATCGGACCGAGGGCGAGAGCGCCTCCGATGCCTCGCGCGGTGCCCCCGGCGCGCTGCCCACCGCGGCCGCCCTGGTGATCGGGGTGCTGGCCTCGACCGCGCTGTCCTGGCACGTCTCGAGCGACCCGCACGTCCAGGCGCGCTTCGAGACGGTCTCGGACGCCTATCGCACCTGGGAGATCGCCGATCTGGTCTCCGGGACCGAGTTCGCCATGTTCGAGGACCTGCCCCGGCACGTGCCCGAGGACGGCTATGTCGTCACCGACCCCTGGGAGGGCGGCGGGCTGGCCTACGCCTTCGGCGACCGCGAGGTCTCCCGGATCTACATGACCGTGAAGCGCACCCCCGAGGAGAAGTACGTCGACGCCCATCTCGAGGACATCGCCTCCGACCCCCGGGTCTGCGCGGCCCTGCCCGCGGACCAGCCGCTGTACTACCTGGACCTCGAGGAGCACCGGCTCGGCGGCAACAAGATCGAGGACTCCGGCTACCTGGGCTTCGCGGGCATCACCGAGGAGACGCCCGGCTTCGACCTCGTCCACCAGGTCGGCGACGTGCGCCTGTACGAGATCGACGCCTGCTGAGAGCGCTGCGGTGATGGTTCAATGAACGGGTGACTCCGCTCTCCGCCGCCGCGCCCTCGCCCCGTGCCCGCACCACCGCCGAAGACCTCGGGGACTTCGTCACCGCCTCCCCCTCGAGCTTCCACGCCGTGGCCGAGTCGGCCCGCCGGCTCGAGCGGGCCGGCTTCACCGCGCTGGAGGAGACCACCCCCTGGGCCCCGGCCGACGTCGCCGGGAACCGCTACGTGGTCCGCGACGGCTCCCTGATCGCCTGGTCCGCCCCGGCCGGCGCCGATGCCACCACCGGATGGCGGATCGTCGGCTCCCACACCGACTCCCCCGCCCTGAAGCTGAAGCCGAACCCGGAGCTGGGCGCCGAGGGCCTGGCCCAGGTGGGCGTCGAGATCTACGGCGGCCCGCTGCTGAACTCCTGGCTGGACCGGGAGCTGCGCCTGGCCGGGCGGCTCGCCCTGGCCGACGGCACCACCGCCCTGGTGGCCACGCCCGGGATCCTGCGCGTCCCCCAGCTCGCCGTGCACCTGGACCGCGCCGTGAACCAGGACGGGCTGCGCCTGGATCCCCAGCGCCACCTGCAGCCGATCCTCGCCCTCGGCGAGAGCGATGTGATGGAGCTGCTGGCCTCGGAGGCCGGCGTCCGCGCCGCGGACATCGTCGGCTTCGACATCGTCACGGTCGACTCCCAGGCCCCGGCCCTGTTCGGAGCCCACGAGGAGTTCCTGGCCTCCGGCCGGCTCGACAACCTCACCTCCGTCCACGCCGAGCTGGAGGCCCTGATCTCGGTCGCGGGCACCGGACCGGAGGCCGGCGCGCCGATCGCGCTGATGGTGGCC
Encoded proteins:
- a CDS encoding PQQ-binding-like beta-propeller repeat protein; its protein translation is MSGTSPRAPGSDASPDAAGSGAPDTTIAIGLAVVLLALAGTAALLGGQFLLGALRLAAGILAGAGAGLLLLVLLGARVGRRRRRLVAGVLALAVALALTVPAVVTTRVPPLAEAAAASIPALGEGDTVHSVPAADSPVLVRRADGTGQLLGQGAAHEVDATTEDVLALSADGTRLIQVTGGETLVSDLTGSGVDEIAAVSGIPIALTDDLLVVRHCASDGAEECTLSGYDLTTPDSPRWTLSAPATQEARGIDPAGIEVPARPDAAPGPLDAVRATGVLPAVPLRFDPAQGWIQLDPATGFPVGRVLTDPEQPCRVTVNGPTPRTDAPVVVTVCSAADGALTATAHVRGEVLWTSEPSPAGQWNVQMDHGRVLATGTEEGTGISGEIVASEHRAAWTEPGAGALDEAVEATVRLGIDGARMVRANTSGQLVAYDTADGTNVWTLPLPAPDSPVHGTLEADTAVVLDHVERTRSLQPRGAQHLRVVDADGGTVTAEAVVTADVRSVHGVGDGRALVTVGDRTLLLGR
- the tgt gene encoding tRNA guanosine(34) transglycosylase Tgt, whose amino-acid sequence is MTAQSADPARPADPVDPGPAPSGSGFEILARAGDTARAGVISTPHGQIATPAFVPVGTKATVKAVLPEAMSELGAQALLANAYHLYLQPGHDLIDEAGGLGAFMNWPGPTYTDSGGFQVMSLGAGFKKVLSSEFSGGEKARTSSGEDDAVAEGKERLAHVDDDGVTFRSFLNGDVHRFTPEVSMQIQHGLGADIMFAFDELTTLMNSRGYQEQALERTRRWAIRCLAEHARLTAERTHRPYQQLWGVIQGAQYEDLRRRAARDLGVMDSDGQVFDGFGIGGALEKENLGTIVGWVTEELPEDRPRHLLGISEVDDLFVAIAAGADTFDCVSPSRVARNSAVYTATGRVNLTGSRFRRRFAPIDETCDCYTCTHYTAAYVHHLFRAKEMLSATLCTIHNERFVVRLVDRIRASLLSGDFDALREETTGAYYGSPR
- a CDS encoding acyltransferase family protein — protein: MADPVPEPAPPARSRLAAWTAGPLPSAASSLGDWLQGPLEAHAEREAEDAWSTADSVSGTWRPIHEAGPGTAADAGPAAAPGAPDAPASEQTPTPGRPAFRHELHGLRAVALGLVAIYHIWLGRVSGGVDVFLFLSAFFLTGTFVRRLESGRPLGVPRYWLHTFKRLMPPAAVTILLALAGTAVFLPSSLWPTVMQEAVASAAYVQNALLVFLQVDYHARDAGGASPLQHFWSLSVQGQAFVVWPLLFLLMVRRARRGRSVRGPLIALMLAIGGASLTWSIITTQTQQQVAYFDTAARLWEFAAGSLLALALPALDRLTGARRPEEGQVPRLRTGRALLGWAGIAALLACGIVLDVSTMFPGWIAIVPLVAAGAVVVAGHSGRRWGVDALLSTRPAAFIGDISYALYLVHWPVLVMWLHRSGQQRAGLLDGLVVLAGSVLLAWLITRAVDAPVRRSVWLEARPSRALTAVAASFALVAVAAGGWWIGLNRAEPPTPVAAAQDLPAEEVATEVATEAPPEILPHGWQLGAQWPDLPERCGGPWAPDEDFHNVNCQQLLPADQAAQGTIVVVGSSHARQFIPALIPYASEHDLQIVNLSMDACGFTTEVEQSPYCRGYDQYVLDYVEEHSPELVLTTVTRTGLAEGDDENGETMPEGTAPAIRALLQQGVHVIGVRDTPRWEQDQFACAEAVIEDGGAPSDADAACGADAADKLAPTNPAADLAELPGAEDRLALVDLGESICPHGRCSPILGESYVYMDDDHLTRTFVETVLAGPLTEELTERFPAPTA
- a CDS encoding DUF6541 family protein — protein: MWTDVIPGVLVAVALLVAPGAAALLCCRVSWPTALVAAPPVSLALLAISTLLAAVVDAAWGLPWMLATTVLGAGACALWSWATPWGRRTPRWSPLSAAAAGQYLVGQVIALIFLVPLFLSAFVEPTTIAQRYDNAFHLNAIETIVRTGEATPFDTGQLLRGAVYPNSWHTAAALVQELSGLGLAQTVHALTLVTVLGIWPLSVWLLVEVLVRPSPVARLVTGPLSLAFAGFPLVLLDWGLVYPTILGLAAAPALAAVLIHLALDRELLAAPVRIAAIIAVMGIGVGIAHPGAALAGLIIALPITVLALVRQLRGPVLGALRRPAGSSARHASRGWSLRAVPAAELGRAAVPAVVAAGIAAVWATMAPSTDTAPWTAFQSTPQALGEAFLGGAMERFTLPLIVVLSALGLLGALLGRGRDRLVLLAMLGPVAVYWASSAAQDAFWRNLLSGFLYRDNFRTAAVLTLVAVPLVVAGVELLLRGLRRAVAAWRAHRTEGESASDASRGAPGALPTAAALVIGVLASTALSWHVSSDPHVQARFETVSDAYRTWEIADLVSGTEFAMFEDLPRHVPEDGYVVTDPWEGGGLAYAFGDREVSRIYMTVKRTPEEKYVDAHLEDIASDPRVCAALPADQPLYYLDLEEHRLGGNKIEDSGYLGFAGITEETPGFDLVHQVGDVRLYEIDAC
- a CDS encoding M18 family aminopeptidase; translation: MTPLSAAAPSPRARTTAEDLGDFVTASPSSFHAVAESARRLERAGFTALEETTPWAPADVAGNRYVVRDGSLIAWSAPAGADATTGWRIVGSHTDSPALKLKPNPELGAEGLAQVGVEIYGGPLLNSWLDRELRLAGRLALADGTTALVATPGILRVPQLAVHLDRAVNQDGLRLDPQRHLQPILALGESDVMELLASEAGVRAADIVGFDIVTVDSQAPALFGAHEEFLASGRLDNLTSVHAELEALISVAGTGPEAGAPIALMVANDHEEVGSSSRSGAGGPFLEDVLVRMHAALGGDEASRRQVLASSMVLSADAGHAAHPNYPERHDPVTRPRLGDGPMLKINAQQRYATDAVGIAAFVAACESAGVPYQTFVSNNAMPCGSTIGPITATRLGMTTVDVGLTLLSMHSAREMCASADPLLLQQACAAFLRG